One part of the Gemmatimonadaceae bacterium genome encodes these proteins:
- a CDS encoding ABC transporter permease, which translates to MSTLLHDLRSARRLLTRNLTFTGIAVLTLALGIGLNTAVFSVIEALLLRPMPAVRASDELVQIYRHWPGMEHGSSSPPNWMDLRGRTTDVFEGLATWSYTPLSVSANGASQRVFGQIVSANYFSVLGATAQKGRLFVADEDRNPGAHPVVVLSHATWQTMFGGDPAIVGKTIILNGTQWEIVGVSQPDLRSPIPVVAPAMWVPLMQIDQAAPDRRGALEFRGNNFMNLIARVRPGVTTAQVRDRLNAIQQQLIAEYPDTYRNSGWTVVPQSEAGIHPTMRTAQVGLSAVVMGVVVMLLLIACVNVANLFLARARDRWREMAVRLSLGAQRATLIRQLLIESLVFAAVAGAAGLAIAAFSMSLLNRIQLPMDINFTPDLRLSMPVLGFTLLATLVTGALFGIAPALQATRPSLIPTLKGEAPAGDSRSRASKTLVVAQMALSLVLLVGAGLFLRNLQAATTIDKGFAGGNMLLADFDLGLQGYEPARARQFQQQLVDRLSQSPNVTGASLSATLPLGLNNSDSRVTIPGYAPAADEDMSVRWDKVSTDYFRTMGIRLTSGRPFVAADDSTAPRVVVVNQRFVERFWPGQEAVGKTFRTRGQDRVVVGVVPTGKYQSLGEAPRAFMFFPILQDPDNSFTLELRTRDDPSLVVATLRSEVAALDPNLPVSNVRTMDSHLGLTLLPARLAGGALAVFGVLGLILASVGIYGVMSYSVAQRTREIGIRMAIGAPRGEVVGLVMKQGLWLVAIGGGIGIVAALGASQLLRGILYGSSAVDPLTFIGVPLLLTAVAALAIWVPARRAASVDPVTAIKSE; encoded by the coding sequence ATGTCCACGCTGCTCCACGACCTCCGTTCGGCCCGGCGGCTGCTGACCAGGAACCTGACCTTCACCGGGATCGCCGTCCTCACCCTCGCGCTGGGCATCGGGCTCAACACGGCCGTCTTTTCGGTCATCGAGGCGCTGCTCCTTCGACCCATGCCGGCCGTTCGCGCGTCCGACGAGCTGGTGCAGATCTACCGCCACTGGCCCGGCATGGAGCATGGGTCGTCGTCGCCGCCAAACTGGATGGACCTGCGCGGCCGCACGACCGATGTGTTCGAGGGCCTCGCCACCTGGAGCTACACTCCGCTGAGTGTCTCGGCGAATGGGGCCTCGCAACGCGTCTTTGGGCAGATCGTTTCGGCGAACTACTTCAGCGTCCTGGGCGCCACGGCACAGAAGGGACGTTTGTTCGTCGCCGACGAAGACCGCAACCCTGGTGCCCACCCCGTGGTGGTGCTCTCGCACGCCACATGGCAGACGATGTTCGGCGGCGATCCCGCCATCGTCGGCAAGACCATCATCCTCAACGGCACGCAGTGGGAGATCGTGGGCGTGTCGCAGCCCGACCTGCGCTCTCCGATTCCGGTCGTCGCACCGGCGATGTGGGTGCCGCTCATGCAGATCGACCAGGCGGCACCCGACCGCCGCGGCGCCCTCGAGTTCCGCGGCAACAACTTCATGAACCTCATTGCGCGCGTGCGGCCCGGGGTCACCACGGCACAAGTGCGCGACCGGCTCAACGCCATACAGCAGCAGCTGATCGCCGAGTACCCCGACACATACAGAAACTCCGGCTGGACCGTCGTCCCGCAGTCGGAGGCCGGCATCCACCCGACCATGCGCACGGCGCAGGTTGGGCTCTCGGCGGTCGTCATGGGCGTCGTGGTGATGCTGCTGCTGATCGCCTGCGTCAACGTCGCGAACTTGTTCCTCGCGCGTGCGCGCGATCGCTGGCGAGAGATGGCCGTGCGCCTCAGCCTCGGCGCGCAACGCGCCACGCTCATCCGGCAGCTGCTCATCGAGAGCCTGGTCTTTGCGGCCGTGGCCGGGGCTGCTGGCCTCGCGATCGCGGCGTTCTCGATGTCGCTGCTCAACAGGATTCAGCTGCCGATGGACATCAATTTCACGCCCGACCTGAGGCTGAGCATGCCGGTGCTCGGCTTCACTCTCCTGGCCACGCTGGTGACCGGTGCCTTGTTCGGCATCGCGCCGGCCCTGCAGGCCACGCGACCATCTCTGATCCCCACGCTCAAGGGCGAAGCCCCTGCCGGCGACTCGCGCTCGCGGGCGAGCAAGACGCTGGTCGTCGCGCAGATGGCCCTGTCCCTGGTGCTCCTTGTTGGAGCCGGGCTGTTCCTGCGCAACCTTCAGGCGGCGACCACCATCGACAAAGGCTTCGCTGGCGGCAACATGCTCCTCGCCGATTTCGACCTCGGCCTGCAGGGCTACGAGCCTGCGCGCGCACGGCAGTTCCAGCAGCAGCTCGTCGATCGGCTTTCGCAGTCGCCGAATGTGACGGGTGCAAGCCTCAGTGCCACGCTGCCCCTCGGGCTCAACAACAGCGACAGTCGCGTGACCATTCCAGGCTATGCGCCCGCTGCGGACGAAGACATGAGCGTCCGCTGGGACAAGGTCTCCACGGACTACTTCCGCACCATGGGGATCAGGCTCACCAGTGGCCGCCCGTTTGTCGCGGCGGACGACAGCACAGCACCACGCGTCGTGGTCGTGAATCAGCGATTCGTCGAACGGTTCTGGCCCGGTCAGGAGGCCGTGGGAAAGACCTTCCGCACTCGAGGGCAGGACCGCGTCGTGGTGGGCGTCGTTCCAACGGGCAAATACCAGTCACTCGGCGAGGCGCCTCGCGCGTTCATGTTCTTCCCGATCCTCCAGGATCCCGATAACTCGTTCACGCTGGAACTGCGCACGCGCGATGACCCATCGCTCGTCGTTGCCACCCTGCGCTCGGAGGTCGCCGCACTCGATCCCAACCTGCCGGTCTCGAACGTGCGCACCATGGACTCACACCTGGGCCTGACGCTCTTGCCCGCGCGGCTTGCTGGCGGCGCGCTGGCCGTGTTCGGTGTGCTCGGTCTCATCCTCGCCTCCGTCGGCATCTATGGCGTGATGTCGTATTCGGTGGCGCAGCGCACGCGCGAGATCGGGATACGCATGGCGATCGGCGCCCCTCGTGGCGAAGTCGTCGGTCTGGTGATGAAGCAGGGACTCTGGCTCGTGGCGATCGGCGGCGGCATCGGCATCGTGGCCGCGCTCGGCGCATCGCAGTTGCTTCGGGGGATTCTATACGGATCCAGCGCCGTGGATCCGCTCACGTTCATCGGCGTTCCGCTCCTCCTCACGGCGGTCGCAGCGCTGGCCATTTGGGTGCCAGCGAGGCGGGCGGCAAGCGTCGACCCCGTGACGGCGATCAAGAGCGAATAG
- a CDS encoding sulfoxide reductase heme-binding subunit YedZ yields MWSDVFQGTRLLGSEPIKESEHFTGKWALRFLLASLAITPLVRLAKAGWLVAYRRSLGLVAFFYATIHLTIYFGLDIELMWSNLVEDVLDRTYITLGMTALLLLVPLALTSTKASIRWLGNRRWTAIHRLVYVSVVLGVIHFYMAVKRDVREPLLYAAILATLFGVRWWLLRPRAGRQAS; encoded by the coding sequence ATGTGGTCCGACGTGTTCCAAGGCACGCGCCTGCTGGGCTCGGAGCCGATCAAGGAGAGCGAACATTTCACGGGGAAGTGGGCGCTCCGCTTCCTTCTGGCGAGCCTCGCGATCACGCCGCTCGTGCGCCTGGCGAAGGCCGGCTGGCTCGTTGCTTACCGGCGGAGCCTGGGTCTCGTGGCGTTCTTCTACGCCACGATCCACCTCACCATCTACTTCGGTCTCGACATCGAACTGATGTGGAGCAACCTGGTCGAGGACGTGCTCGATCGGACCTACATCACCCTGGGCATGACCGCGTTGCTGCTCCTTGTGCCGCTCGCGCTCACGTCGACCAAGGCATCGATCCGGTGGCTGGGCAACCGCCGATGGACGGCGATCCATCGGCTGGTGTACGTCTCCGTGGTGCTCGGCGTGATCCACTTCTACATGGCGGTCAAGCGCGACGTTCGCGAACCGTTGCTCTACGCGGCGATCCTCGCGACCCTGTTCGGGGTGCGGTGGTGGCTCCTCCGGCCGCGCGCCGGGCGTCAGGCGTCGTAG
- a CDS encoding sodium/proline symporter: MSRPIVAVQAAALPTFAQPPVIAAMLAFFAATIVIGWWATRRTRTTEDFFVAGQGLGMLTMTIAAMSATLSGFAFIGGPGLVYTIGLAAIYVVLPLSITNAQGAWVLAKRLRLLAEVRPMLTVPDAIGARYRSPAAQGLAGTAIVIAVVGYMATNLLALGLVIDAVFGSGLVPGIWIGALVTLAYSVGGGILAGVYTDLFQGSVMAIASLLVFALVLRVGGGMDGISTSLLAHDAGVIGPWGKSNPLAALSLFFVFGIGTLGQPHVVHKFYMLRDPRRLKWYPVVMTIAMSVTLLLFIGVGLVVKALVLRGDMAPLARADDATPAFLLRFAPVWLAGVVLAGVAAAIMSTVNAFMSVGAAAITHDIPIGLGRSPAQGLRAGRLATLAITLVSTVVAVQSGTLVAFLGIFGWGLFASTLVPALAIGLNWPMATRQGALASITTGLTVTLVLETLAYLRVFTFPSGVTATALALVSSLGVFLVVSWVTRADAPSQIDPDIQAVMDV, from the coding sequence ATGAGCCGGCCGATCGTTGCCGTGCAGGCTGCGGCGCTGCCGACCTTTGCCCAACCGCCGGTCATCGCGGCCATGCTGGCGTTCTTCGCCGCAACGATCGTCATCGGCTGGTGGGCCACTCGCCGCACGCGGACCACCGAGGACTTCTTTGTCGCGGGGCAGGGCCTCGGCATGCTCACGATGACGATCGCCGCCATGTCGGCGACGCTTTCCGGGTTTGCCTTCATCGGTGGCCCGGGGCTGGTGTACACGATCGGACTGGCCGCGATCTATGTGGTGCTACCCCTCTCGATCACCAATGCGCAGGGGGCCTGGGTGCTGGCCAAGCGCCTGCGGCTCCTCGCCGAGGTGCGGCCGATGCTCACGGTCCCTGATGCGATCGGGGCGCGGTATCGGTCGCCCGCCGCGCAGGGGCTTGCCGGCACGGCGATCGTGATCGCCGTCGTGGGCTACATGGCGACCAACCTGCTCGCCCTTGGGCTTGTCATCGACGCGGTTTTCGGGTCGGGCCTCGTGCCCGGCATCTGGATCGGGGCGCTGGTCACGCTCGCGTATTCCGTGGGCGGCGGGATCCTCGCCGGCGTCTACACCGACCTGTTTCAGGGGAGCGTGATGGCCATCGCGTCGCTCCTCGTGTTTGCGCTCGTGCTTCGCGTCGGTGGCGGAATGGACGGCATCTCGACCAGCCTCCTGGCGCACGACGCTGGTGTGATCGGCCCCTGGGGGAAGTCGAATCCACTGGCCGCGCTTTCGCTCTTCTTTGTGTTCGGCATCGGCACGCTGGGCCAGCCCCACGTCGTCCACAAGTTCTACATGCTACGCGACCCACGAAGGCTCAAGTGGTATCCGGTGGTGATGACCATCGCGATGTCGGTGACGCTGCTGCTGTTCATCGGCGTCGGGCTCGTGGTGAAGGCGCTGGTGCTGCGCGGCGACATGGCTCCTCTCGCGCGCGCGGATGACGCGACGCCTGCGTTCCTGCTGCGATTCGCCCCGGTCTGGCTCGCCGGCGTCGTGCTCGCCGGCGTGGCGGCCGCGATCATGAGTACGGTGAATGCCTTCATGAGTGTGGGAGCGGCGGCCATCACGCACGACATTCCGATCGGCCTCGGTCGCTCCCCCGCCCAGGGCCTGCGCGCCGGTCGGCTGGCCACGCTCGCGATCACCCTCGTATCCACGGTCGTCGCTGTGCAGTCGGGAACGCTGGTCGCCTTCCTCGGAATCTTCGGCTGGGGATTGTTTGCCTCGACGCTGGTCCCGGCCCTCGCCATCGGACTCAACTGGCCGATGGCCACGCGCCAGGGCGCGCTGGCGTCGATCACCACGGGGCTGACGGTCACGCTGGTCCTCGAGACCCTGGCGTACCTCAGGGTCTTCACCTTCCCCTCGGGCGTGACGGCGACCGCGCTGGCGCTGGTCAGCTCACTTGGCGTGTTCCTGGTGGTCTCGTGGGTCACGCGCGCCGATGCCCCGTCACAGATCGACCCCGACATACAGGCCGTGATGGACGTCTAG
- a CDS encoding FecR domain-containing protein codes for MALSIPGLNADVLSKLKNGDLSAFESLFRAAYPALLAKAREVLDDDSAAARVVERFFPRLFADRTAFTTPDAFASAVEGGLHEAAVRERSRLAGIRKRDDGGKKATTAAPSADEVWGKVLATIQGPTAEAIAQANQMKDRLAHQSAGHIKQMTKTTPWYIRAGALVLLLGTVGGILYVFQKSGEKGRLQRQIAAAVKDVKTGTGQRGNVTLDDGTKAMFGADTRVTIPEKFDETHRGVGLEGVAEFTPSQNATLPFQVLSGNVLLTSAGAETFAVHHYKDDPSVVIRVKAGTVKVEVQDPNPSEQTLTAGQALVVTPDGKTSEPGPNQLAEAFGYVDGTFAIDQKSLKHTLAEIKKWYGTELYLKDTTAGTRVISVTAPLGSTTDAIKAIETASGLVFGWEGQTMVLKEPDPKAAKGKKK; via the coding sequence ATGGCCCTGTCGATTCCCGGTCTGAACGCAGACGTTCTTTCCAAGCTCAAGAACGGCGACCTCTCCGCGTTCGAGTCCCTGTTCCGCGCGGCGTATCCCGCGCTGCTCGCCAAGGCGCGCGAAGTGCTCGACGACGACTCCGCCGCGGCGCGAGTGGTGGAGCGCTTCTTCCCGCGGCTCTTCGCTGATCGTACGGCGTTCACAACGCCCGACGCTTTTGCCTCTGCCGTCGAAGGCGGCCTTCACGAGGCTGCGGTTCGCGAACGCAGTCGCCTTGCAGGCATCCGCAAGCGTGACGACGGCGGCAAGAAGGCCACGACCGCGGCACCGTCGGCCGACGAGGTCTGGGGCAAGGTGCTGGCCACGATCCAGGGGCCCACGGCCGAAGCCATCGCGCAGGCCAACCAGATGAAGGATCGGCTGGCGCATCAGTCGGCGGGGCACATCAAGCAGATGACGAAGACCACGCCGTGGTACATCCGCGCCGGCGCCCTCGTCCTGCTGCTCGGCACCGTCGGCGGCATTCTCTACGTCTTCCAGAAGTCCGGCGAAAAGGGTCGCCTCCAGCGTCAGATCGCGGCTGCGGTCAAGGACGTGAAAACGGGCACGGGCCAGCGTGGCAACGTCACGCTCGACGACGGCACCAAGGCCATGTTTGGCGCTGACACGCGCGTGACGATCCCCGAAAAGTTCGACGAGACGCACCGTGGCGTTGGCCTCGAAGGGGTCGCGGAGTTCACGCCGTCGCAGAACGCCACGCTCCCGTTCCAGGTGCTCTCTGGCAACGTGCTCCTCACCTCGGCCGGCGCCGAGACCTTTGCCGTGCACCACTACAAGGACGACCCTTCCGTCGTGATCCGCGTAAAGGCTGGCACGGTGAAGGTCGAAGTGCAGGATCCCAACCCGAGCGAACAGACGCTCACCGCGGGCCAGGCGCTCGTCGTGACGCCGGATGGCAAGACCTCGGAGCCCGGCCCAAATCAGCTCGCTGAGGCTTTCGGCTACGTGGACGGCACGTTCGCGATCGACCAGAAGTCGCTCAAGCACACGCTGGCCGAAATCAAGAAGTGGTACGGCACGGAGCTGTACCTCAAGGACACGACAGCCGGTACCCGCGTCATCTCCGTGACGGCCCCCCTCGGTTCCACCACGGACGCGATCAAGGCGATCGAGACCGCATCCGGGCTCGTGTTCGGGTGGGAAGGCCAGACCATGGTGCTGAAGGAGCCGGACCCCAAGGCAGCGAAGGGCAAGAAGAAGTAG
- the msrP gene encoding protein-methionine-sulfoxide reductase catalytic subunit MsrP: MLIRVTPEHAIPSSEITPEGVYEDRRTFLKDAGLLGAGLAVALAGSRRVGAQGTQGTSIGGAELKGELTPEEDVTSYNNFYEFGTGKDDPRPNAKNLKTRPWSIKVEGMVAKPATYNLEDFVKPSKLEDRIYRHRCVEAWSMVIPWQGFPMADFVRRVEPLPSAKYLELTTLMDPKQMPGQRFPVLEWPYVEALRLDEALNPLAFFVTGVYGKTLPNQNGAPLRHVVPWKYGFKGCKSIVKVRFTDKQPTTAWSVAAPDEYGFYANVNPDVDHPRWSQARERRIGELRRRETLMFNGYGQQVASLYSGLDLRKNY, from the coding sequence ATGTTGATCCGCGTCACCCCGGAGCACGCCATCCCGTCGTCTGAAATCACTCCCGAAGGGGTGTACGAGGACCGGCGTACCTTCCTCAAGGACGCGGGGCTCCTGGGCGCTGGGCTCGCCGTGGCCCTCGCGGGCTCGCGCCGCGTCGGCGCGCAGGGCACCCAGGGAACGTCGATCGGTGGCGCCGAGCTCAAGGGCGAACTCACGCCCGAAGAGGACGTGACCAGCTACAACAACTTCTACGAGTTTGGCACCGGCAAGGACGATCCCAGGCCGAACGCGAAGAACCTCAAGACCAGGCCCTGGAGCATCAAGGTCGAGGGCATGGTGGCCAAGCCGGCCACGTACAACCTCGAGGACTTCGTCAAGCCGTCGAAGCTCGAGGACCGCATCTATCGCCATCGCTGCGTCGAAGCATGGTCGATGGTGATCCCGTGGCAGGGCTTCCCGATGGCGGATTTTGTCCGGCGGGTGGAGCCGCTCCCGTCGGCGAAGTACCTCGAGCTCACCACGCTCATGGACCCGAAGCAGATGCCCGGCCAGCGCTTCCCGGTGCTCGAGTGGCCGTACGTAGAGGCCCTGCGGCTGGACGAAGCGCTGAATCCGCTCGCGTTCTTCGTGACCGGCGTGTACGGCAAGACGCTGCCCAACCAGAACGGTGCACCGCTCCGGCACGTCGTTCCGTGGAAGTACGGCTTCAAGGGGTGCAAATCGATCGTGAAGGTGCGCTTCACCGACAAGCAGCCAACCACGGCGTGGAGCGTGGCAGCGCCTGACGAGTACGGGTTCTACGCCAACGTGAATCCTGACGTGGACCACCCGCGCTGGTCGCAGGCGCGTGAGCGCCGGATCGGTGAACTCCGACGCCGCGAGACCCTCATGTTCAACGGCTACGGCCAGCAGGTGGCGTCGCTGTATTCGGGCCTCGACCTCCGAAAGAACTACTGA
- a CDS encoding class I SAM-dependent RNA methyltransferase: protein MPAPRTSFSAFAVAAPGLAALVGEELRDLGADVTQVDDAGVSFAADHAALYRANIGSRIASRIVVRAASFRAAHFSELEKRARAVDWERWIAPGRPVMVRASSRKSRLFHTGGIAERACEAIAHSVGEVRRDEAVDDDDDVGDAQLVIVRLERDQCTISIDSSGALLHRRGYRQAVAKAPLRETLAAAILRAAGYTGGAPLVDPCCGSGTIPIEAAMIARHMAPGLQRTFAFERWPSFASKAWGTVQERARDAVRATGLPTIVGTDRDAGAIEAARANAARAGVADDIVFDRRPLSRSEPPSGAAGLLVSNPPYGARIGDPEALRSLYAAFGAHARGLFAGWRVALLATDPRLVGQARLGLRPVLRTVNGGIRVSLFA, encoded by the coding sequence GTGCCCGCGCCCCGCACCTCCTTCAGCGCTTTCGCCGTTGCCGCGCCTGGTCTGGCGGCGCTCGTCGGTGAGGAACTCCGAGATCTCGGCGCCGACGTCACCCAGGTGGATGACGCCGGCGTTTCGTTTGCCGCCGATCACGCCGCGCTCTACCGCGCCAACATCGGGTCACGCATCGCAAGCCGCATCGTCGTGCGTGCTGCGTCGTTCAGGGCTGCGCACTTCTCGGAGCTCGAAAAGCGCGCGCGGGCCGTCGATTGGGAGCGATGGATCGCGCCCGGACGACCAGTGATGGTGCGCGCATCGTCGCGTAAGTCACGGCTGTTCCACACCGGGGGTATCGCCGAGCGTGCATGCGAGGCCATCGCGCACTCCGTCGGTGAAGTGAGGCGCGACGAGGCGGTCGACGATGACGACGACGTGGGCGACGCCCAGCTCGTGATCGTGCGACTCGAGCGCGACCAGTGCACCATCTCGATCGACAGCTCGGGTGCCCTGCTGCACCGGCGTGGATATCGCCAGGCCGTGGCCAAGGCACCCCTGCGCGAGACGCTGGCGGCCGCGATACTCCGTGCGGCGGGCTACACCGGGGGAGCACCCCTCGTCGACCCGTGCTGCGGATCGGGCACCATTCCGATCGAGGCCGCGATGATCGCCAGGCACATGGCTCCGGGCCTGCAGCGGACGTTTGCCTTCGAACGATGGCCGTCGTTCGCCTCGAAGGCGTGGGGCACGGTGCAGGAACGCGCACGAGACGCGGTGCGCGCGACGGGTCTCCCGACCATCGTGGGCACTGACCGAGATGCCGGGGCCATCGAGGCTGCACGCGCAAACGCCGCGCGAGCGGGAGTCGCTGACGACATCGTGTTCGATCGGCGCCCGCTTTCCCGCAGCGAGCCGCCGTCCGGGGCAGCGGGGCTCCTGGTCAGCAATCCCCCGTACGGGGCCAGGATCGGCGACCCCGAGGCCCTGAGGAGCCTATATGCTGCGTTCGGGGCACATGCACGAGGGTTATTCGCCGGTTGGCGCGTCGCCCTTCTCGCCACCGACCCCAGGCTCGTGGGGCAGGCGCGCCTCGGGCTCCGGCCTGTCCTTCGCACCGTCAACGGGGGCATTCGCGTGTCACTGTTCGCGTAG